A window of the Radiobacillus deserti genome harbors these coding sequences:
- a CDS encoding HAD family hydrolase — MKTYKTLFLDIDGTVLKPDHTIDPSTVDAVNQVKDKGVEVFLATGRPLHEIAPIANELAIDSFIGYNGALAIYKEQVMVNEPIATNTIHQFLNIAETYGHEMVLYTSKQNTFTTLASPIVQQFIDTFKLQKNTLYSPDYADDILGITLMGVDKKEIPHYQLSDDLFFSQVNVHGLEHSYDVIRNRVNKGKAIEKLLTHLKIDKAEAIAFGDGMNDKEMLSFVGEGFAMGNGHPDLFTYAKHKTTAVTEAGIFHGLRKLGLVE, encoded by the coding sequence ATGAAAACATACAAAACATTGTTTTTGGACATCGATGGAACTGTATTGAAGCCAGATCACACAATTGATCCGTCTACGGTGGATGCTGTGAACCAAGTAAAAGATAAAGGCGTGGAAGTATTTTTAGCTACGGGGCGACCACTTCATGAAATAGCACCTATAGCGAACGAGCTAGCTATCGATTCTTTTATAGGATATAACGGTGCACTTGCAATATACAAAGAACAAGTTATGGTCAATGAACCAATCGCTACAAATACAATCCATCAATTCTTAAACATTGCGGAAACTTACGGACATGAAATGGTTCTATATACAAGTAAGCAAAATACGTTTACAACGCTCGCATCCCCAATTGTGCAACAATTTATTGATACTTTTAAACTACAAAAGAACACCCTGTATTCACCGGACTACGCGGATGATATTCTAGGTATCACATTGATGGGAGTAGACAAAAAAGAAATCCCTCACTATCAATTAAGTGATGATTTGTTCTTTTCTCAAGTAAATGTCCATGGTCTGGAGCATTCCTATGATGTTATTCGTAATCGGGTCAATAAAGGCAAAGCCATTGAAAAGTTGCTGACTCACCTTAAAATAGATAAAGCAGAGGCAATAGCATTTGGAGACGGAATGAATGATAAAGAAATGCTAAGCTTTGTTGGAGAAGGATTTGCTATGGGGAATGGACATCCTGATTTATTTACTTACGCAAAGCATAAAACAACTGCAGTTACGGAGGCAGGGATTTTCCATGGATTACGAAAGCTAGGTTTGGTGGAATGA
- a CDS encoding polysaccharide deacetylase family protein: MNLYNGNSNILYFSQYPNIHIKNKSTAQKSVTLSFDDGPSEHLERILTILKNERIPAMFFFQGNQIQTHNPLQKVLEYGHEIGSHSSNHIALSSLSKEEQYKEIKDSIETIESQTNRRVRYFRPPYGDFNEDTLQIAEKLNIQVVMWRIASLDWELEQDPPQIITNVIQHLEDKAIILRHEFQQTVHILPKLIEEIRKSGYTFSLLEEERGLYGDY, encoded by the coding sequence ATGAATTTATACAATGGTAATTCAAACATTCTCTACTTTTCACAATACCCGAACATACACATAAAAAACAAAAGCACGGCTCAAAAGTCTGTAACCTTATCCTTTGATGATGGGCCTAGTGAACATTTAGAACGAATACTTACTATTCTTAAAAACGAAAGAATCCCTGCAATGTTCTTTTTCCAGGGAAACCAAATACAGACACATAATCCCTTGCAGAAGGTACTTGAATATGGACATGAAATTGGCTCCCATTCTTCCAATCACATTGCCCTATCTTCATTATCTAAGGAAGAGCAATATAAGGAGATAAAAGATAGTATAGAAACCATTGAATCGCAAACTAATCGAAGGGTTCGTTATTTTCGCCCTCCATACGGAGATTTTAACGAGGATACGCTTCAGATTGCAGAGAAGTTAAATATTCAAGTTGTCATGTGGAGAATCGCATCCTTGGATTGGGAATTAGAGCAAGACCCTCCTCAAATTATTACCAATGTGATTCAGCATTTAGAGGATAAAGCGATCATTCTACGACATGAGTTTCAGCAAACCGTGCATATACTACCAAAGCTTATTGAAGAGATCCGTAAGAGCGGGTACACGTTTTCTTTACTGGAAGAGGAAAGGGGGTTATACGGCGACTATTGA
- the copZ gene encoding copper chaperone CopZ: MEQITLKVEGMSCNHCVSAVEGNVGKMAGVESVKVDLQDGNVDIRYDSEQVTLNEIKDTIEDQGYDVA, encoded by the coding sequence ATGGAACAAATTACATTAAAAGTCGAAGGTATGTCTTGTAATCACTGTGTGAGTGCCGTTGAAGGAAACGTTGGTAAAATGGCTGGTGTGGAAAGTGTGAAGGTGGATTTACAAGATGGGAATGTGGACATTCGTTATGACTCTGAACAAGTAACGCTAAATGAAATAAAGGATACAATTGAAGACCAAGGCTATGATGTAGCCTAA
- a CDS encoding heavy metal translocating P-type ATPase — protein MSDTVKDINLQITGMTCAACANRIEKGLNKIDGVETAGVNFALEQANVSYDPEKTNIDALQSKVRDLGYDVVQEKAEFSITGMTCAACATRIEKGLNKMEGVSTASINLALESGTVEYDPNTVTIQNLVEKVEKLGYGAILKGDQQDAVDYRTKEIEKQQGKFIFSLILSVPLLWAMVSHFEFTNFIWLPDMLMNPWVQLALATPVQFVVGKQFYVGAYKALRNGSANMDVLVALGTSAAYFYSLYLTIQSIGSGEKMVELYFETSAVLITLILLGKLFEAKAKGRSSEAIKKLMNLQAKTATVVRDGNELVIPIEQVIVGDMVYVKPGEKIPVDGEIIEGQSAIDESMITGESVPVDKEAGDSLIGSTINKNGFIKMKATKVGKDTALAQIVKVVEDAQGSKAPIQRLADQISGIFVPIVVAIAFLTFLIWIIWVEPGQFAVALEKLIAVLVIACPCALGLATPTSIMAGSGRSAEFGILFKGGEHLEKTHDLTTILLDKTGTVTNGQPVLTDVIVESSMEQETFLQFVGSAEKQSEHPLAQAIVKGIEDRGLSLNRSDSFEAIPGYGIKAKVKETEVVIGTRKLMKQLHVNVEEILSKVTELEGTGKTVMLVAIDGQYAGLVAVADTIKDSSKTAISRLKDMGLNVYMITGDNERTAKAIASEAGIEHVIAEVLPEQKAEEVKKLQEAGEKVAMVGDGINDAPALALAEIGMAIGTGTDIAMEAADITLIRGDLNSIADAILMSKKTIVNIKQNLFWAFGYNTLGIPIAALGFLAPWLAGAAMAFSSVSVVLNALRLQRVKL, from the coding sequence ATGAGTGATACCGTGAAAGACATAAATTTACAAATTACTGGTATGACCTGTGCCGCGTGTGCAAATCGAATTGAAAAAGGACTTAATAAAATAGATGGAGTTGAAACAGCCGGAGTTAATTTTGCGCTGGAACAGGCGAATGTATCCTATGATCCGGAGAAAACAAATATAGATGCACTACAATCCAAAGTCCGTGATTTAGGCTATGACGTTGTTCAGGAGAAAGCAGAGTTTTCTATTACGGGGATGACCTGCGCAGCATGTGCGACTCGAATTGAAAAAGGCTTGAACAAGATGGAAGGTGTATCAACCGCTTCGATTAACTTAGCACTTGAAAGCGGAACCGTGGAATACGATCCGAATACAGTTACCATTCAAAACCTAGTTGAAAAGGTGGAAAAGCTAGGGTATGGAGCAATACTCAAAGGAGATCAACAAGACGCGGTCGACTACCGAACAAAGGAAATCGAGAAGCAACAAGGAAAATTCATCTTTTCACTCATTCTCTCTGTTCCGTTATTGTGGGCGATGGTCAGCCATTTTGAGTTTACAAATTTTATATGGCTGCCAGATATGCTTATGAATCCTTGGGTTCAATTAGCGTTAGCAACACCGGTTCAATTTGTGGTAGGAAAGCAATTTTATGTAGGTGCCTATAAAGCGTTACGAAATGGCAGTGCCAATATGGATGTACTTGTAGCCTTAGGAACATCTGCAGCCTATTTTTATAGCTTGTATTTAACAATACAATCGATTGGCTCTGGAGAAAAAATGGTGGAATTGTATTTTGAAACAAGCGCCGTACTTATTACACTTATTTTGTTAGGGAAATTATTCGAAGCAAAAGCAAAAGGGCGATCTTCAGAAGCGATTAAAAAGCTAATGAATCTTCAAGCGAAAACGGCAACGGTTGTTCGAGATGGAAATGAACTAGTTATCCCAATAGAACAAGTCATAGTTGGTGACATGGTTTACGTAAAACCAGGTGAAAAAATTCCAGTGGATGGAGAAATAATTGAAGGACAATCCGCTATTGATGAGTCTATGATCACAGGAGAGAGTGTTCCGGTTGATAAGGAAGCAGGAGATTCGTTAATCGGGTCTACTATTAATAAAAATGGGTTTATTAAGATGAAAGCGACTAAAGTAGGAAAAGACACAGCATTAGCACAGATTGTAAAAGTCGTTGAAGATGCACAAGGCTCGAAAGCACCTATTCAACGATTGGCAGATCAAATCTCGGGTATTTTTGTCCCAATTGTAGTAGCAATTGCGTTTCTTACATTCTTGATCTGGATTATCTGGGTGGAACCAGGACAATTTGCTGTGGCCTTAGAAAAATTAATTGCTGTACTAGTTATAGCTTGTCCATGTGCCCTTGGGTTAGCAACCCCAACCTCTATCATGGCAGGATCTGGGCGTTCTGCCGAATTTGGAATTCTATTTAAAGGTGGAGAACACCTTGAAAAAACACATGATCTTACGACGATTTTACTAGATAAAACGGGTACAGTAACGAATGGACAGCCAGTATTAACGGATGTGATTGTGGAGAGCTCTATGGAACAAGAAACATTTCTTCAATTCGTTGGATCTGCTGAAAAGCAATCCGAACACCCATTAGCACAGGCAATTGTAAAAGGAATTGAGGATAGAGGACTATCGCTAAACCGATCGGATTCCTTTGAGGCGATACCCGGTTACGGGATTAAAGCAAAGGTAAAAGAAACGGAAGTTGTCATTGGAACTAGAAAATTAATGAAACAACTCCATGTGAATGTAGAAGAGATACTTTCAAAAGTCACAGAATTAGAGGGAACCGGTAAAACAGTTATGCTGGTTGCAATCGACGGGCAGTATGCAGGTTTAGTTGCTGTCGCCGATACAATTAAGGATAGTTCGAAAACAGCAATTTCCCGATTGAAAGATATGGGATTAAACGTGTATATGATTACAGGAGACAATGAGCGAACTGCAAAAGCGATTGCGTCTGAAGCTGGAATAGAGCATGTTATTGCGGAAGTACTTCCAGAACAGAAGGCTGAAGAAGTAAAAAAATTGCAGGAAGCAGGGGAAAAAGTAGCAATGGTCGGAGATGGAATCAATGATGCCCCAGCGCTAGCTTTAGCAGAAATCGGAATGGCAATTGGGACAGGGACAGATATTGCAATGGAAGCTGCAGATATTACACTTATCCGTGGTGACTTGAATAGTATTGCAGATGCTATCCTCATGAGTAAAAAGACTATTGTAAACATTAAACAAAATTTATTTTGGGCATTTGGATATAACACGCTCGGGATTCCGATTGCAGCACTTGGATTCCTTGCCCCATGGCTTGCGGGTGCAGCGATGGCTTTCAGTTCTGTTTCTGTCGTCTTGAATGCTCTTAGACTCCAAAGGGTAAAACTTTAA
- a CDS encoding YkgJ family cysteine cluster protein encodes MPKKQREQLRNQQRYYGTCIFYDLDQNRCGIYSSRPEICKMFGLSEQLPCFRKPELATITDW; translated from the coding sequence ATGCCAAAAAAACAGCGTGAACAGCTGCGGAATCAGCAAAGATATTACGGCACGTGCATTTTTTATGACTTGGATCAAAATAGATGCGGTATTTATTCTTCCCGTCCTGAAATCTGCAAAATGTTTGGGTTATCTGAGCAATTACCTTGTTTCCGAAAACCAGAGTTAGCTACGATAACGGATTGGTAA